From Natronorubrum halophilum, a single genomic window includes:
- a CDS encoding linear amide C-N hydrolase: MCTRLVYLGRDGRVITGRSMDWKEDIGTNIWALPRGSERSGEVGPASMTWTAEYGSVVATAYDIATTDGMNEAGLMANLLWLPESAYSDWDGETPAMSISLWAQYMLDNFATVAEAVEHARNEDFAIVTEQVPGDDRLAALHLSLSDATGDSAIMEYIDGELVVHHGRDYQVMTNSPTFDKQLALVEYWDEIGGTVMLPGTNRPADRFARARFYVDAVPQVADRATATASVFSVIRNVSVPHGISTPDAPHISSTRWRTVADHKDRIYYFESALMPNAFWLELDEIDFSPESDAQVLRLGPEQSNVFAGDASDQMATAEPFSFLGPQTA; the protein is encoded by the coding sequence ATGTGTACTCGCTTAGTCTACCTCGGCCGCGACGGCCGTGTGATCACGGGCCGCTCGATGGACTGGAAAGAGGATATCGGCACCAATATCTGGGCACTACCCCGCGGCAGTGAACGCAGCGGAGAGGTCGGTCCGGCTTCGATGACCTGGACGGCTGAATACGGGAGCGTGGTTGCTACCGCCTACGACATCGCCACGACCGACGGCATGAACGAAGCGGGCCTCATGGCCAATTTGCTGTGGCTGCCCGAATCGGCGTATTCGGACTGGGACGGCGAAACGCCCGCCATGTCGATCTCGCTGTGGGCGCAGTACATGCTCGACAACTTCGCCACCGTCGCCGAGGCCGTAGAGCATGCCCGCAACGAAGATTTCGCGATCGTAACCGAACAGGTCCCGGGCGACGATCGGCTGGCGGCGCTGCACCTATCCCTGTCGGACGCGACCGGTGACAGCGCGATCATGGAGTACATCGACGGCGAACTGGTCGTTCACCACGGCCGCGACTATCAGGTGATGACCAACTCGCCGACGTTCGACAAGCAACTCGCACTGGTCGAGTACTGGGACGAGATCGGTGGAACGGTCATGTTACCCGGCACGAACCGGCCGGCCGACCGGTTCGCGAGGGCACGCTTCTACGTCGATGCGGTTCCACAGGTCGCGGACCGCGCCACCGCGACCGCCAGCGTGTTCAGCGTGATCCGCAACGTGTCCGTCCCCCACGGTATCAGCACGCCGGATGCGCCGCATATCTCCTCGACGCGCTGGCGAACCGTTGCGGATCACAAAGATCGGATCTACTACTTCGAGTCGGCCCTCATGCCCAACGCGTTCTGGCTGGAACTCGACGAGATCGATTTCTCGCCCGAATCCGACGCTCAGGTGCTGCGACTGGGACCGGAGCAGTCCAACGTTTTTGCTGGCGACGCGTCCGATCAGATGGCCACCGCTGAACCCTTCTCGTTTCTCGGTCCACAAACCGCGTAG
- a CDS encoding efflux RND transporter permease subunit, translated as MSWTDRVAGVVTDYSRPVIAIMLILTVVAGAGAGMIEQSSSLDQFQSDTEEAQKMEYVEENFSTGPDNTSSAQVIVRGENVLSQESLLETLRLQQLFRENETVNRTLVDDQPTVGVANLVAISSLTGDQQRELEATAAEFEQVNATVQEERAAIERRSDELNATQQELRAALETLQEDPSASPRAQFEAADENSPVDLNESQYATFDEATQLLRDAENESQVEEAYRLGTQGVLADEYEALEQRSADLESSADRLEELGAQLEEQQAAIENASSASLDEQIDAIDSMNATEYERALGAVLSEDSAGQMNGLAFMPTSYETGSTSANATMLLVTHQTDGGGGQEGTASDALVDAQLAMQSIANDELESSGSDVIVFGGGIMGEEINNSMGDSLAIVGPLALLFVVVALIVAYRDLLDILLGLFGIATVLVWTFGFMGWVGIDFNQMFIAVPVLLIGLSIDYAIHIFMRHREQRHAGGAYDSDDARGSMRVALAGVGIALVLVTATTAIGFLSNLTSPVPPIQDFGIVSAVGITAALLVFVTLIPALKIELDGFLENRGFDRRKRAFGTGGGRFSQLLSTGSTAARRIPIVVILVAVLVSAGGAYGATQVDTSFNQEDFIAEDPPEWTNNLPGPLQPGDYSMKENLEFVNQNFVREDSQAQILVEGNVTDPETLQRLSQAETEAADSDVAVTLSSGEADVQSPLRTMRQVAAENDSFNESFTAADTDGDGVPDENVTALYDQLYETDEEAASQVLHRTDDGEYEAVRMVVSTSGTAAMSDVTSEMGSIANGIDGNGLEATATGQTILFDIVQEQLMDTVIESLLITLVAVFAFLMIAYRITKGSATLGVVTLLPVVFSVSWILGTMYLLEIPFNVMTGMITSLTVGLGVAYSIHMSERYSLELERTGSVWEAMSRTVTGTGGALLGSAATTVGGFGVLAFAILPPLQQFGIITGMTIIYAFLASVLVLPSLLVVWTKYLGPDVSFDAPSSSTAPTVSDGGQPADQPNSED; from the coding sequence ATGAGCTGGACCGACCGAGTCGCCGGGGTGGTCACGGATTACAGTCGACCCGTGATCGCCATCATGCTCATTCTCACGGTCGTCGCGGGTGCCGGTGCCGGCATGATCGAGCAGTCCTCGTCGCTCGATCAGTTCCAGAGCGACACCGAGGAAGCGCAGAAAATGGAGTACGTCGAGGAGAACTTCTCGACCGGTCCGGACAACACGTCGTCGGCGCAGGTGATCGTCAGGGGTGAGAACGTACTCTCCCAAGAATCGCTGCTCGAGACGCTCCGCTTGCAACAGTTGTTCCGGGAAAACGAAACGGTCAACCGGACGCTCGTCGACGACCAGCCGACGGTCGGCGTAGCGAACCTCGTCGCGATATCGTCGCTGACCGGCGATCAACAGCGCGAACTGGAGGCGACGGCGGCGGAGTTCGAACAGGTGAACGCGACCGTTCAGGAGGAACGCGCCGCGATAGAACGACGGAGCGACGAACTGAACGCCACCCAGCAGGAACTCCGCGCGGCGCTCGAGACGCTCCAGGAGGACCCGTCGGCATCGCCGCGTGCGCAGTTCGAAGCCGCCGACGAGAACTCGCCGGTCGACCTGAACGAGTCGCAGTACGCGACGTTCGACGAGGCGACACAGCTCCTCCGTGACGCCGAGAACGAGTCACAGGTCGAGGAGGCCTATCGACTCGGTACCCAGGGCGTCCTCGCCGACGAGTACGAGGCCCTCGAACAGCGCAGCGCCGACCTCGAGTCATCGGCCGATCGACTCGAGGAACTCGGCGCGCAACTCGAGGAACAGCAGGCGGCCATCGAGAACGCTTCGTCGGCGTCGCTCGACGAACAGATCGACGCGATCGATTCGATGAACGCCACGGAGTACGAACGCGCGCTCGGTGCCGTCCTGAGCGAGGACTCCGCCGGGCAGATGAACGGACTGGCGTTCATGCCGACGAGCTACGAGACGGGTTCGACGAGCGCGAACGCGACGATGTTACTGGTCACACACCAGACCGACGGTGGCGGCGGCCAGGAGGGGACGGCGTCCGACGCGCTCGTCGACGCGCAACTGGCTATGCAGTCCATCGCGAACGACGAACTCGAGTCCAGCGGGTCCGACGTCATCGTCTTCGGCGGCGGCATCATGGGCGAAGAGATCAACAACTCGATGGGCGACAGCTTAGCGATCGTCGGCCCGCTCGCGCTGTTGTTCGTCGTCGTCGCCCTGATCGTCGCCTACCGCGATCTGCTGGACATCCTGCTCGGCCTGTTCGGCATCGCCACCGTCCTCGTCTGGACGTTCGGCTTCATGGGCTGGGTCGGGATCGACTTCAACCAGATGTTCATCGCGGTCCCAGTACTGCTCATCGGGCTCTCGATCGACTACGCGATCCACATATTCATGCGCCACCGCGAACAGCGTCACGCGGGCGGTGCGTACGACAGCGACGACGCCCGCGGCTCGATGCGGGTGGCGCTGGCCGGCGTCGGTATCGCGCTCGTGTTGGTGACGGCGACGACGGCCATCGGATTCCTCTCGAACCTCACGAGTCCGGTACCGCCGATTCAGGACTTCGGCATCGTGAGCGCGGTCGGCATCACGGCCGCCCTGCTCGTGTTCGTGACCTTGATCCCGGCGCTCAAAATCGAACTCGACGGGTTCCTCGAGAACCGCGGGTTCGATCGGAGAAAGCGCGCGTTCGGAACGGGCGGTGGCCGATTCAGCCAGCTCTTGTCCACCGGTTCGACGGCGGCGCGACGGATTCCGATCGTCGTCATCCTCGTCGCGGTCCTCGTGAGTGCGGGCGGTGCGTACGGCGCGACGCAGGTCGACACCAGCTTCAATCAGGAGGACTTCATCGCGGAGGACCCGCCGGAGTGGACGAACAACCTCCCCGGACCGCTCCAGCCCGGCGACTACTCGATGAAGGAGAACCTCGAGTTCGTCAACCAGAACTTCGTCAGGGAGGACTCCCAGGCGCAGATTCTCGTCGAGGGGAACGTAACCGATCCGGAGACGTTACAGCGGCTCTCCCAGGCCGAGACCGAGGCCGCTGACAGCGACGTCGCCGTCACCCTCTCGAGCGGCGAGGCCGACGTCCAGAGTCCCCTCCGGACGATGCGACAGGTCGCAGCCGAGAACGACTCGTTCAACGAATCGTTCACCGCGGCCGACACCGACGGTGACGGGGTTCCCGACGAGAACGTCACGGCGCTGTACGACCAGCTGTACGAGACCGACGAAGAAGCCGCGAGTCAGGTGCTTCACCGGACCGACGACGGTGAGTACGAGGCCGTTCGGATGGTCGTCTCGACGAGCGGGACCGCGGCCATGAGCGACGTGACGAGCGAGATGGGATCCATCGCCAACGGCATCGACGGGAACGGACTCGAAGCCACCGCGACCGGACAGACGATCCTGTTCGATATCGTCCAAGAGCAGTTGATGGACACAGTCATCGAGAGCCTGCTGATCACGCTCGTGGCCGTCTTCGCCTTCCTGATGATCGCCTACCGAATCACGAAAGGAAGCGCGACCCTCGGCGTGGTGACGCTCCTCCCCGTCGTGTTCAGCGTCTCGTGGATTCTCGGGACGATGTACCTGCTCGAGATCCCGTTCAACGTCATGACGGGGATGATCACGAGCCTCACCGTCGGGCTCGGTGTCGCCTACAGCATCCACATGAGCGAGCGGTACAGTCTGGAACTGGAACGCACCGGATCGGTCTGGGAGGCGATGTCCCGAACCGTCACCGGAACCGGCGGCGCACTGCTGGGGAGCGCGGCGACGACCGTCGGCGGATTCGGCGTCCTCGCGTTCGCCATCCTCCCGCCGCTACAGCAGTTCGGTATCATCACCGGGATGACGATCATCTACGCGTTCCTCGCGAGCGTGCTTGTTCTCCCGAGCCTGCTCGTGGTCTGGACGAAGTATCTCGGTCCCGACGTCTCGTTCGACGCACCGAGCAGTTCGACCGCACCCACGGTCAGCGACGGCGGTCAGCCGGCGGATCAACCGAATAGCGAGGACTGA
- a CDS encoding BCCT family transporter codes for MSERDEGTSIRTFLDELDYTVFGVGFVATAIVVAAFLLRPDAAFDRMEGTNAFLWESLGWAYLVSMFLLVVFVLYLIFGPWGNIKLGAEDEAPAFRFSAYFAMLYSAGIAAGIVFWGPAEAIFHYSSPSPLSGAEAESTSAAVAALQYTFFHWGLSAWSAYVIVAIPIAYFAYRRDAPMRISTIIGPIVGFDNLDGPWAKAVDILAVFATIGGIATTLGLVGNQFLVGLEYSAGVGLGDTGTVLVITGLTIAFTLSVALGVERGILRISIFNMSLFAILTAAAFILGPTIYIVTVGTQALGGYINEFVTMSLYLGAGETGGVGADGDFVGAWTIFYWAWWFSWAPFVGLFIARISRGRTVRQVAATGVLASTGVTIPWFATMGGTSIYMQSSGQTDILGTLEAWGFDEAVAGYPLFEALPAGELLTVLFLVLVTTFFITSADSSTLALAMLTTGGKEEPSTINRVIWGGLMGALASLLMVGGGTEALQQAAIIAGGPFAIITLLAVAVMILTFGGQRAVFLEETESTSASTGVSASEDD; via the coding sequence ATGAGCGAACGCGACGAAGGCACGTCGATTCGAACGTTCCTCGACGAGCTCGATTACACCGTTTTCGGTGTCGGGTTCGTCGCAACCGCAATCGTCGTGGCCGCGTTTCTCCTCCGGCCCGACGCGGCGTTCGATCGCATGGAGGGGACGAACGCGTTCCTCTGGGAGTCACTCGGCTGGGCCTACCTCGTCTCGATGTTCCTGCTGGTGGTGTTCGTCCTGTATCTGATCTTCGGGCCGTGGGGCAACATCAAACTCGGTGCCGAAGACGAAGCGCCGGCGTTTCGCTTCTCCGCGTACTTCGCGATGTTGTACTCCGCGGGAATCGCCGCCGGAATCGTGTTCTGGGGTCCGGCGGAAGCGATCTTTCACTACTCCTCGCCCTCGCCGCTATCGGGCGCAGAAGCGGAGTCGACGAGCGCTGCCGTCGCCGCCCTCCAGTACACGTTCTTCCACTGGGGCCTGTCGGCGTGGTCGGCGTACGTGATCGTGGCGATTCCGATCGCGTACTTCGCCTATCGGCGGGACGCGCCGATGCGGATTTCGACGATTATCGGCCCGATCGTCGGCTTCGACAACCTCGACGGCCCGTGGGCGAAAGCGGTCGACATCCTGGCGGTGTTCGCGACCATTGGCGGCATCGCGACCACGCTCGGGCTGGTCGGCAACCAGTTTCTCGTCGGTCTCGAGTACAGCGCCGGCGTCGGGCTGGGAGACACCGGAACGGTGCTCGTCATCACTGGCCTGACAATCGCGTTCACCCTCTCCGTCGCACTCGGCGTCGAACGGGGCATTCTTCGAATTTCGATCTTCAACATGAGCCTGTTCGCCATCCTGACCGCGGCGGCGTTCATCCTCGGACCGACGATCTACATCGTGACCGTCGGGACCCAGGCCCTCGGCGGCTACATCAACGAGTTCGTCACGATGAGCCTCTACCTCGGTGCCGGCGAAACCGGCGGGGTCGGGGCCGACGGCGACTTCGTCGGCGCCTGGACTATCTTCTACTGGGCGTGGTGGTTCTCGTGGGCACCGTTCGTCGGACTGTTCATTGCCCGCATCTCCCGCGGACGGACCGTCCGCCAGGTCGCCGCGACGGGCGTTCTCGCCTCGACGGGCGTCACGATCCCGTGGTTCGCCACGATGGGCGGCACGTCGATCTACATGCAGTCTTCCGGACAGACCGATATCCTCGGAACGCTCGAGGCGTGGGGCTTCGACGAGGCCGTCGCCGGGTATCCGCTATTCGAAGCGCTTCCGGCCGGAGAGCTCCTGACGGTTCTGTTCTTGGTACTGGTGACGACCTTCTTCATCACCTCAGCGGACTCATCGACGCTCGCACTCGCCATGCTCACCACCGGCGGGAAGGAAGAGCCGTCGACGATCAATCGCGTCATCTGGGGCGGACTGATGGGTGCACTCGCCTCGCTGCTGATGGTCGGCGGCGGCACCGAGGCGCTCCAGCAGGCCGCCATCATCGCCGGCGGCCCCTTCGCGATCATCACGCTGCTCGCCGTCGCAGTAATGATACTGACGTTCGGCGGTCAGCGGGCGGTCTTCCTCGAGGAGACCGAGTCGACGTCGGCGTCGACCGGGGTGTCGGCGTCCGAGGACGATTGA
- the ilvA gene encoding threonine ammonia-lyase — protein MTRQFESVTFADIEAARDRLDDESIIKRTPVERSTSLDDLTGGEVHLKMEHLQWTGSFKTRGAYNKIERCLEDGGVDRVVAASAGNHAQGVALAATTLGVGSTIVMPKGAPQAKVDATRGYGADVELVGTDFQAAMDHATGLVGDEGTEFVHAYDDPAIVAGQGTLGLEMYEDLPAVDTVVVPIGGGGLISGIATAFAELAPEIRIVGVQAADAATVPESLEKGDPVTLDSVNTIADGIATGGVSELTLSLIESHVDEVVTVTDGEIARAILLLLERAKQVVEGAGAASVAAILSDDLDVTGETVMPLLCGGNLDMTMLQTVLVHALTDREQLLRLRVRITDRPGKMEEVSGIIAGHGANIQAVRHDRSAPELDVGEATLVFQVETSGSAQSRAIIRSIRDSGYEVTHVNA, from the coding sequence ATGACCCGGCAGTTCGAATCCGTCACGTTCGCCGACATCGAGGCTGCTCGCGACCGGCTCGACGACGAGTCGATCATCAAACGCACGCCGGTCGAGCGGAGCACGTCGCTCGACGACCTGACCGGCGGCGAGGTCCACCTCAAGATGGAACACCTCCAGTGGACGGGTTCGTTCAAAACGCGCGGCGCGTACAACAAGATCGAACGGTGTCTCGAGGACGGCGGCGTCGATCGGGTCGTCGCGGCCAGTGCGGGTAATCACGCGCAGGGAGTCGCGCTCGCGGCGACCACGCTCGGCGTCGGATCGACGATCGTCATGCCGAAGGGTGCCCCACAGGCGAAAGTCGATGCGACTCGCGGCTACGGCGCGGACGTCGAACTCGTCGGAACGGACTTTCAGGCGGCGATGGACCACGCGACGGGTCTCGTCGGCGACGAGGGTACGGAGTTCGTCCACGCGTACGACGATCCCGCGATCGTTGCCGGACAGGGAACGCTCGGGCTCGAGATGTACGAGGACCTCCCGGCGGTGGACACAGTCGTCGTGCCGATCGGCGGCGGCGGTCTCATCTCGGGGATCGCGACCGCGTTCGCCGAACTGGCTCCGGAAATACGGATCGTCGGGGTCCAGGCCGCCGACGCCGCGACGGTCCCGGAGAGCCTCGAGAAGGGCGATCCGGTCACGCTCGATTCGGTGAACACGATCGCCGACGGCATCGCGACGGGCGGCGTCTCGGAGTTGACGCTCTCGCTCATCGAGTCGCACGTCGACGAGGTGGTGACCGTTACGGACGGCGAAATCGCCCGCGCGATTCTGCTACTGTTAGAGCGTGCGAAACAGGTCGTCGAGGGAGCGGGCGCGGCCTCGGTCGCCGCGATTCTCAGCGACGATCTGGACGTAACCGGCGAGACGGTAATGCCGTTGCTGTGCGGCGGCAACCTCGACATGACGATGCTCCAGACGGTTCTCGTTCACGCGCTGACCGACCGCGAGCAACTGTTACGGCTGCGCGTTCGGATCACCGACCGTCCCGGAAAGATGGAGGAGGTATCGGGGATCATCGCTGGACACGGCGCGAACATTCAGGCCGTCCGTCACGACCGCTCCGCTCCCGAACTCGACGTCGGTGAGGCGACGCTCGTCTTTCAGGTCGAGACGAGCGGCTCGGCCCAGTCGCGGGCGATCATCCGGTCGATCCGCGACAGCGGGTACGAGGTGACACACGTCAACGCCTGA
- a CDS encoding TetR/AcrR family transcriptional regulator, with the protein MTQFPSCFEDPDDTRAAIMKATYDALCEHGYSELTIQRIGDEFPKSKSLLYHHYDSKDELLLDFLEFMLDQLEGQMPTYRDGGADEHVEEIVDQTFGFGDLETSTDFTRAFVELRAQAAHDEDYREYFTRSDQFVRKHVAHTIRSGIEQGLFQDIDPQETAAFFQIVFAGTMTQRVTSNDDVLEAARSAFERYVRECLLKTE; encoded by the coding sequence ATGACGCAATTCCCATCGTGTTTCGAGGATCCGGACGATACTCGAGCCGCCATCATGAAAGCGACGTACGACGCGCTCTGTGAGCACGGCTACAGCGAACTGACGATCCAGCGGATCGGGGACGAGTTCCCGAAGAGCAAATCGCTGTTGTATCACCACTACGATAGCAAAGACGAACTGCTCCTGGATTTTCTCGAATTTATGCTGGATCAACTCGAGGGACAGATGCCGACATATCGAGACGGGGGAGCCGACGAGCACGTCGAGGAGATCGTCGATCAAACGTTCGGGTTCGGAGATCTGGAGACGAGCACCGATTTTACGCGAGCGTTCGTCGAGTTGCGCGCGCAGGCTGCTCACGACGAGGACTACCGAGAGTATTTCACTCGAAGCGATCAGTTCGTCCGAAAACACGTCGCACACACGATCCGGTCGGGTATAGAACAGGGCCTCTTCCAGGACATCGATCCCCAGGAAACGGCGGCGTTCTTCCAGATCGTGTTCGCCGGTACGATGACCCAACGCGTAACCAGTAACGACGACGTACTCGAAGCGGCGCGTAGCGCGTTCGAGCGATACGTCCGAGAGTGCCTCCTCAAAACGGAGTGA
- a CDS encoding sugar-binding domain-containing protein, translating into MQPLSVSGPWDLRLDPERDGYVEEPSDDDVDGTIFLPGTTDEYGYGNEVDDQPRDHLQRTHRYEGAAWYRRTVSLPDSWADKRVTLSLERTRPTAIWVDGEHIGSRECLSTPHVYDLTGAIGPGEHELAIRVDNADDSMDRPGVRRSHASTEHTQTNWNGVVGDLRLDATPPVWIESVRTNPDPSENAVDLTVRLNNVTETAQQGTLTAAARSVTTGETHVVDAVDRSVSVDAGDGSEPGRTTLEFTYDLGPDALTWDEFSPAVYDLTVSLETAGSGNAYVSEFETTFGLREFEADGTQFAINGTTIFLRGRTDCCVFPDTAYPPTTTAEWIDHMETAKEYGINHYRFHSWCPPEAAFEAADRVGIYLQPECSQWNFGTSLDDDDGYAYYRREAERILEAYGNHPSFVCFTLGNENKGDEDRMAELVRHCRALDDRRLYAYGANNFLTSPHPGAADNFFITANVPEDPAASHWDVDRTPIRGTGHVNDSPPSTTVDYEKKLEPYDLPVVGHEIGQYQIYPDYDERRKYRGVLRARNLERFERSLADRYMDGSDTDFQAASGALSVACYREDIEAAFRTDGFGGFQLLGLDDFPGQGTAMIGILDSFMESKGLIEPHEWRRFCDARVPLLSFDRYAVTTDDNFTAEAMLANYGPGTIADANATWSIATRDGTKIATGDLKRSDVEQGSLATLGTIDASLDAVDAPARAEITLTIEGEELEDGSAVDLRTAYPIWVYPETPEATVDADEIGVSRRFDEATRARLEDGETILLLPESSALRYSLEGAFQPDFWNYEIFKRNGKPGTLGMTTDADHPLFNAFPTEGHTNWQWWPLLRRSRPIVLDDAPAEFEPTVQIIDTIYRNHKLGVYFETAVGDGKLAVCTLDLSGDDPVVRQFRQSLESYLVSESFDPDPTLSTGVLDSLLDAGQDEERVYGDDAGAWVDHD; encoded by the coding sequence GTGCAACCACTTTCAGTATCGGGACCGTGGGATCTTCGGCTCGATCCCGAGCGCGACGGATATGTCGAAGAGCCGTCCGATGACGATGTCGACGGGACCATTTTCCTCCCCGGGACGACTGACGAGTACGGCTACGGGAACGAAGTCGATGATCAACCGCGCGATCACCTCCAGCGGACTCACCGGTACGAGGGGGCAGCGTGGTACCGCCGCACCGTCTCTCTCCCTGATTCTTGGGCGGACAAACGCGTGACGCTCTCGCTCGAGCGAACCAGACCGACGGCGATCTGGGTCGACGGGGAACACATCGGCTCACGAGAGTGTCTGAGTACCCCGCACGTCTACGACCTCACTGGGGCGATCGGGCCCGGCGAGCACGAACTCGCCATCCGAGTCGACAACGCTGACGATTCGATGGATCGTCCGGGCGTTCGCCGATCGCACGCGAGCACCGAACACACACAGACCAACTGGAACGGCGTCGTCGGTGACCTCCGATTGGACGCGACACCACCAGTCTGGATCGAAAGCGTCCGAACGAACCCGGACCCGAGCGAGAACGCGGTCGACCTCACGGTACGCCTCAATAACGTCACGGAGACCGCTCAGCAGGGAACGCTCACGGCCGCTGCCCGGAGCGTGACCACCGGTGAGACCCACGTCGTAGACGCCGTCGACCGGTCCGTCTCGGTCGATGCCGGTGACGGATCGGAGCCGGGTCGAACGACTCTCGAGTTCACGTACGACCTCGGGCCCGACGCGCTCACGTGGGACGAGTTCTCGCCGGCGGTCTACGACCTGACCGTTTCGCTCGAGACAGCGGGGAGCGGGAACGCCTACGTCAGCGAGTTCGAGACCACGTTCGGCCTCCGCGAGTTCGAAGCCGACGGGACGCAGTTTGCGATCAACGGAACGACGATCTTCCTGCGCGGTCGGACGGATTGCTGTGTCTTCCCCGACACCGCGTATCCGCCGACGACGACCGCCGAATGGATCGACCACATGGAGACCGCCAAAGAGTACGGCATCAACCACTACCGCTTTCACAGCTGGTGTCCGCCGGAGGCCGCCTTCGAGGCGGCAGACCGGGTCGGGATCTATCTGCAACCGGAGTGCTCCCAGTGGAACTTCGGCACCTCGCTCGACGACGATGACGGTTACGCATACTACAGGCGAGAGGCCGAGCGCATTCTCGAGGCCTACGGCAACCACCCCTCGTTCGTCTGTTTCACACTCGGCAACGAAAACAAGGGCGACGAAGATCGGATGGCCGAACTCGTCCGCCACTGTCGAGCGCTCGACGACCGCCGGCTGTACGCCTACGGGGCGAACAACTTCCTCACCTCGCCACACCCCGGAGCGGCTGACAACTTCTTTATCACCGCCAACGTTCCCGAGGATCCCGCGGCCAGCCACTGGGACGTCGACCGAACGCCCATCCGCGGAACCGGACACGTTAACGATTCCCCGCCGTCGACGACCGTCGACTACGAGAAAAAACTCGAGCCCTACGACCTCCCCGTCGTGGGTCACGAAATCGGCCAGTACCAGATCTACCCCGACTACGATGAGAGACGGAAGTATCGCGGGGTGCTTCGGGCCCGGAATCTCGAGCGATTCGAGCGCTCACTTGCCGACCGCTACATGGACGGTTCCGATACGGATTTTCAGGCCGCGTCCGGGGCGCTTTCGGTCGCGTGCTATCGCGAAGATATCGAAGCCGCGTTCCGGACGGACGGCTTCGGCGGCTTCCAGCTGCTCGGCCTCGACGACTTCCCGGGCCAAGGAACTGCGATGATCGGTATTCTCGACTCGTTCATGGAGTCGAAGGGGCTGATCGAGCCCCACGAATGGCGTCGTTTTTGTGACGCGCGCGTCCCCCTTCTCTCGTTCGACCGGTACGCCGTCACAACTGACGACAACTTCACGGCCGAGGCGATGCTCGCTAACTACGGTCCCGGAACGATCGCGGACGCGAACGCAACCTGGTCGATCGCGACGCGTGACGGGACGAAAATCGCCACCGGCGACCTCAAACGGAGTGACGTCGAACAGGGCAGTCTAGCGACCCTCGGGACGATCGATGCCTCGCTCGATGCCGTCGACGCGCCCGCTCGGGCCGAGATAACCCTCACGATCGAGGGCGAAGAACTCGAGGACGGTTCCGCTGTCGACCTGCGAACAGCTTATCCGATCTGGGTCTATCCCGAGACCCCTGAGGCTACAGTTGACGCCGACGAAATCGGCGTTTCTCGGCGCTTCGACGAGGCGACTCGAGCGCGACTGGAGGACGGGGAGACGATCCTCTTGCTCCCGGAGTCGAGCGCGCTCCGATACAGTCTCGAGGGGGCGTTCCAGCCGGATTTCTGGAACTACGAGATCTTCAAACGAAACGGCAAGCCGGGAACCCTCGGGATGACGACGGATGCGGATCATCCGCTGTTCAACGCCTTTCCTACCGAGGGTCACACGAACTGGCAGTGGTGGCCCCTCCTGCGGCGCTCGCGACCGATCGTTCTCGACGATGCACCCGCCGAATTCGAGCCCACCGTACAGATCATCGATACGATCTACCGAAACCACAAGCTAGGCGTCTACTTCGAAACCGCCGTTGGCGACGGCAAACTCGCGGTCTGTACGCTGGATCTCTCCGGAGACGATCCCGTGGTCCGGCAGTTCCGACAGAGCCTCGAGTCCTACCTCGTGTCCGAATCGTTCGACCCGGATCCCACGCTCTCAACCGGCGTTCTCGACAGCCTTCTCGATGCTGGACAGGACGAAGAACGCGTCTACGGCGACGACGCTGGCGCGTGGGTGGACCACGACTGA